One Deinococcus sp. LM3 genomic region harbors:
- the rplC gene encoding 50S ribosomal protein L3, with protein MKGILGTKIGMTQIWKGDRAVPVTVVLAGPCPVVQRKTAQTDGYEAVQIGYAPKREKSVNRPAAGHFKKAGVSPVRFLREFRDFNPEGDTVAIDIFSEGEKIDATGTSKGKGFQGVMKRWNFKGGPASHGSKKWHRRPGSIGQRKTPGRVYKGKRMAGHMGMERITVQNLEVVEIRADENIILVKGAIPGANGGLVVLRQAAKGGK; from the coding sequence ATGAAAGGCATCCTCGGCACCAAGATCGGCATGACCCAGATCTGGAAAGGCGACCGCGCCGTTCCCGTGACCGTCGTGCTGGCTGGCCCGTGCCCCGTCGTGCAGCGCAAGACCGCGCAGACCGACGGCTACGAGGCCGTGCAGATCGGTTACGCTCCCAAGCGCGAGAAGAGCGTCAACCGTCCCGCCGCGGGTCACTTCAAGAAGGCCGGGGTCAGCCCCGTGCGCTTCCTGCGTGAATTCCGTGACTTCAACCCCGAAGGGGACACCGTCGCCATCGACATCTTCTCCGAAGGTGAGAAGATCGACGCGACCGGCACCAGCAAGGGCAAGGGCTTCCAGGGCGTCATGAAGCGCTGGAACTTCAAGGGTGGTCCCGCCAGCCACGGTTCCAAGAAATGGCACCGTCGCCCCGGTTCCATCGGCCAGCGCAAGACGCCCGGCCGCGTGTACAAGGGCAAACGCATGGCCGGCCACATGGGCATGGAGCGCATCACCGTCCAGAACCTGGAAGTGGTCGAGATCCGCGCTGACGAGAACATCATTCTGGTCAAGGGTGCCATTCCCGGCGCCAACGGTGGACTCGTCGTGCTGCGCCAGGCTGCCAAGGGAGGCAAGTAA
- the rplD gene encoding 50S ribosomal protein L4, producing the protein MAQINVIGKNGGRTIDLELPEVNSGVLHDVVTWQLASRRRGTASTKTRAQVSATGKKMFSQKGTGNARHGDRSVPTFVGGGVAFGPKPRSYGYTLPRKVRQLGLAMALAARQDEGKLVAVDGFDVDGKTKNFVSWAAQNGMDGTERVLIVTDDAQTRQAARNVAWATVMPVAGLNAYDILRHERLVIDAVALEPAQEEEGEQA; encoded by the coding sequence ATGGCGCAGATCAACGTCATCGGCAAGAACGGGGGCCGCACCATCGACCTCGAACTGCCGGAAGTGAACAGCGGCGTCCTGCACGACGTCGTCACCTGGCAGCTCGCCAGCCGCCGCCGCGGCACGGCCAGCACCAAGACCCGCGCTCAGGTGAGCGCGACCGGCAAGAAGATGTTCAGCCAGAAAGGCACCGGTAACGCCCGTCACGGCGACCGCAGCGTTCCCACCTTCGTGGGCGGCGGCGTGGCCTTCGGGCCCAAGCCCCGCAGCTACGGCTACACCCTGCCCCGCAAGGTCCGCCAGCTGGGCCTCGCCATGGCCCTGGCCGCCCGCCAGGACGAAGGCAAACTGGTCGCGGTCGACGGCTTCGACGTCGACGGCAAGACCAAGAACTTCGTGTCCTGGGCTGCCCAGAACGGCATGGACGGCACCGAGCGCGTTCTGATCGTCACCGACGACGCCCAGACCCGTCAGGCTGCGCGCAACGTCGCGTGGGCCACCGTGATGCCCGTCGCCGGTCTGAACGCCTACGACATCCTGCGCCACGAGCGCCTGGTGATCGACGCGGTCGCCCTGGAGCCCGCGCAGGAAGAAGAAGGGGAGCAGGCATGA
- a CDS encoding 50S ribosomal protein L23, which produces MSHYDILQQPVISEKAYAGMERGVYTFWVSPKATKTDIKSAVQKAFGVTVIGISTMNVPGKRKRVGRFIGHRADRKKAIVRLAEGQKIEALEGQA; this is translated from the coding sequence ATGAGCCACTACGACATCCTTCAGCAGCCCGTGATCAGCGAGAAAGCCTACGCTGGCATGGAACGCGGCGTGTACACCTTCTGGGTGAGCCCCAAGGCCACCAAGACCGACATCAAGAGCGCCGTTCAGAAAGCGTTCGGCGTGACCGTGATCGGCATCAGCACCATGAACGTCCCCGGCAAGCGCAAGCGCGTCGGCCGGTTCATCGGTCACCGCGCCGACCGCAAGAAGGCCATCGTGCGTCTCGCCGAAGGCCAGAAGATCGAGGCCCTCGAAGGCCAGGCCTAA
- the rplB gene encoding 50S ribosomal protein L2, with the protein MAVKKYRPYTPSRRQMTTADFSGLTKKRPEKALTTALPKTGGRNNRGRITSRFIGGGHKRLYRIIDFKRRDKAGVTAKVAAIEYDPNRSARIALLHYADGAKRYILAPEGLQVGATVNAGPEAEPKLGNALPLRFVPVGAVVHAVELVPQKGAQLARSAGTSIQVQGKESDYVILRLPSGELRRVHSECYATIGTVGNAEHKNINLGKAGRSRWLGRKPHQRGSSMNPVDHPHGGGEGRTGAGRVPVSPWGQPAKGLKTRKKRKNSDRFIITRRGGK; encoded by the coding sequence ATGGCCGTCAAGAAATACCGTCCGTACACCCCCAGCCGTCGCCAGATGACGACTGCGGACTTCAGCGGACTGACCAAGAAGCGCCCCGAAAAGGCGCTCACCACCGCCCTCCCCAAGACCGGCGGTCGTAACAACCGTGGCCGCATCACCAGCCGCTTCATCGGCGGTGGCCACAAGCGCCTGTACCGCATCATCGACTTCAAGCGCCGCGACAAGGCCGGCGTGACCGCCAAGGTCGCCGCGATCGAGTACGATCCCAACCGCAGCGCCCGCATCGCCCTGCTGCACTACGCCGACGGCGCCAAGCGTTACATCCTGGCCCCCGAAGGCCTGCAGGTCGGCGCGACCGTGAACGCCGGACCCGAAGCCGAACCCAAGCTGGGCAACGCCCTGCCGCTGCGTTTCGTGCCCGTCGGTGCCGTCGTCCACGCCGTGGAACTCGTGCCGCAGAAGGGCGCCCAGCTCGCCCGCAGCGCCGGCACCAGCATCCAGGTGCAGGGCAAGGAAAGCGACTACGTGATCCTGCGACTGCCCAGCGGTGAGCTGCGCCGCGTGCACAGCGAGTGCTACGCGACCATCGGTACGGTCGGCAACGCCGAGCACAAGAACATCAACCTCGGTAAGGCCGGCCGTAGCCGCTGGCTCGGCCGCAAGCCCCACCAGCGTGGTAGCTCCATGAACCCCGTGGATCACCCCCACGGCGGCGGTGAAGGCCGCACCGGTGCCGGACGCGTGCCTGTGTCCCCCTGGGGCCAGCCCGCCAAGGGTCTCAAGACCCGCAAGAAGCGTAAGAACAGCGACCGCTTCATCATCACCCGCCGCGGCGGGAAGTAA
- the rpsS gene encoding 30S ribosomal protein S19, whose translation MPRSLKKGPFVDDHLLKKVDVQNEKKDKRVIKTWSRRSTIVPEMIGHTIAVHNGKQHVPVFVNEQMIGHKLGEFSPTRSYRGHGADKNAKGSKKK comes from the coding sequence ATGCCCCGTAGCCTCAAGAAAGGCCCGTTCGTGGATGACCACCTCCTGAAGAAGGTCGACGTCCAGAACGAAAAGAAAGACAAGCGCGTCATCAAGACCTGGTCGCGCCGCTCCACCATCGTCCCCGAAATGATCGGTCACACCATCGCCGTCCACAACGGCAAGCAGCACGTTCCCGTCTTCGTGAACGAGCAGATGATCGGCCACAAGCTCGGCGAGTTCAGCCCCACCCGCAGCTACCGCGGCCACGGCGCTGACAAGAACGCCAAGGGGAGCAAGAAGAAATGA
- the rplV gene encoding 50S ribosomal protein L22, translated as MTAPEFRNKKQRKQQQKLRTPGKAIAKYVRISPRKVRLVVDVIRGKSVRDAEDLLRFIPRAASEPVAKVLNSAKHNALHNDEMLEDRLVITAAYVDAGPTLKRLIPRARGSANIIKKRTSHITIIVGEKGNK; from the coding sequence ATGACCGCTCCTGAATTCCGCAACAAGAAGCAGCGCAAGCAGCAGCAGAAACTGCGCACCCCCGGCAAGGCCATCGCCAAGTACGTGCGCATCAGCCCCCGCAAGGTCCGCCTCGTGGTCGACGTGATCCGCGGCAAGAGCGTGCGTGACGCCGAAGACCTGCTGCGCTTCATCCCCCGCGCCGCCAGCGAGCCCGTCGCGAAAGTCCTGAACAGCGCCAAGCACAACGCGCTGCACAACGACGAGATGCTCGAAGACCGCCTGGTCATCACGGCCGCCTACGTGGACGCCGGACCGACCCTCAAGCGCCTGATTCCCCGCGCCCGTGGCAGCGCGAACATCATCAAGAAGCGCACCAGCCACATCACCATCATCGTGGGCGAGAAGGGGAACAAGTAA
- the rpsC gene encoding 30S ribosomal protein S3, which yields MGNKINPNGFRLGITRGWNSRWYAGKKQYAGLLKEDEKIRNLVGKKLNAAGIARIEIERAGQQVNVIISAAKPGIVIGKGGESIKELRQDIEKLVSAGTVAVNVAEIPNPNISAPLVALRIAEQIERRFAFRRAMKQAAQRVMESGARGVKIILSGRLGGAEQARTEMVREGRVPLHTLRADIDYGTALARTTYGILGIKVMVFTGEVIGGRTETFARPQRRNDERRPEGDRPNRRRPTARRRPGGE from the coding sequence ATGGGTAACAAGATCAACCCGAACGGCTTCCGCCTGGGCATCACCCGTGGCTGGAACAGCCGCTGGTACGCCGGCAAGAAGCAGTACGCCGGTCTGCTGAAAGAGGACGAGAAGATCCGTAACCTCGTCGGCAAGAAGCTCAACGCTGCCGGCATCGCCCGCATCGAGATCGAGCGCGCCGGCCAGCAGGTCAACGTGATCATCAGCGCCGCGAAACCCGGCATCGTGATCGGCAAGGGCGGCGAGTCCATCAAGGAACTCCGCCAGGACATCGAGAAACTCGTGTCCGCCGGCACGGTTGCGGTGAACGTCGCCGAGATCCCCAACCCCAACATCAGCGCGCCCCTGGTCGCCCTGCGCATCGCCGAGCAGATCGAACGCCGCTTCGCGTTCCGCCGCGCCATGAAGCAGGCCGCCCAGCGCGTGATGGAATCCGGCGCCCGTGGCGTCAAGATCATCCTGTCCGGCCGCCTCGGCGGAGCCGAGCAGGCCCGTACCGAGATGGTCCGCGAAGGCCGCGTGCCCCTGCACACCCTGCGCGCCGACATCGACTACGGCACCGCCCTGGCCCGCACCACCTACGGCATCCTGGGCATCAAGGTCATGGTCTTCACCGGTGAAGTCATCGGTGGCCGCACCGAGACCTTCGCCCGCCCCCAGCGCCGCAACGACGAGCGCCGCCCTGAAGGTGACCGTCCCAACCGGCGCCGCCCGACCGCGCGGCGCCGCCCCGGAGGTGAGTGA
- the rplP gene encoding 50S ribosomal protein L16, with protein MLLPKRTKFRKQHRGRMTGDAKGGDYVAFGDFGLIALEPAWIKSNQIEACRIVMSRHFRRGGKIYIRIFPDKPVTKKPAETRMGKGKGAVEFWVSVVKPGRVMFEVSGVTEEQAKEAFRLAGHKLPIQTKMVKREVYDEAQ; from the coding sequence ATGCTTCTTCCCAAGCGCACCAAGTTCCGTAAACAGCACCGCGGCCGGATGACCGGTGACGCCAAGGGCGGCGACTACGTCGCGTTCGGCGACTTCGGCCTGATCGCCCTGGAACCCGCCTGGATCAAGAGCAACCAGATTGAGGCGTGCCGTATCGTCATGAGCCGTCACTTCCGCCGCGGCGGTAAGATCTACATCCGCATCTTCCCCGACAAACCCGTCACCAAGAAACCCGCCGAAACCCGAATGGGTAAAGGTAAGGGCGCCGTGGAGTTCTGGGTCAGCGTCGTGAAACCCGGCCGCGTGATGTTCGAAGTGTCCGGCGTGACCGAGGAGCAGGCCAAGGAAGCCTTCCGCCTCGCCGGTCACAAGCTGCCCATCCAGACCAAGATGGTCAAGCGCGAGGTCTACGATGAAGCCCAGTGA
- the rpmC gene encoding 50S ribosomal protein L29, giving the protein MKPSEMRNLKADDFAREIDARKKELMELRFQAATGNLAQPHRVTQLRREVAQLNTIRAEQSKQGEQA; this is encoded by the coding sequence ATGAAGCCCAGTGAGATGCGTAACCTGAAGGCCGACGATTTCGCCCGTGAAATCGACGCCCGCAAGAAAGAACTGATGGAGCTGCGCTTCCAGGCCGCCACCGGCAACCTGGCCCAGCCCCACCGCGTGACGCAGCTGCGCCGCGAAGTCGCTCAGCTCAACACCATCCGCGCTGAGCAGAGCAAGCAGGGAGAGCAGGCATGA
- the rpsQ gene encoding 30S ribosomal protein S17: protein MKKTFTGVVVSDKADKTVSVKVERRFAHPLYGKVVTRSHKYAAHDENNEFRIGDRVEILAVRPISKTKTWKVTKLIERPRGIETTAVETEGGNA, encoded by the coding sequence ATGAAGAAGACCTTTACCGGCGTCGTCGTGAGCGACAAGGCCGACAAGACGGTCAGCGTCAAGGTCGAGCGCCGCTTCGCCCACCCGCTGTACGGCAAGGTCGTGACCCGCAGCCACAAGTACGCTGCGCACGACGAGAACAACGAGTTCCGTATCGGCGACCGCGTCGAGATCCTCGCGGTGCGCCCCATCAGCAAGACCAAGACCTGGAAGGTCACCAAGCTGATCGAGCGTCCCCGCGGCATCGAGACCACCGCCGTGGAAACCGAAGGGGGTAACGCATGA
- the rplN gene encoding 50S ribosomal protein L14: MIMPQSRLDVADNSGAREIMCIRVLNSGIGGKGLTTGGGGNKRYAHVGDIIVASVKDAAPRGTVKAGDVVKAVVVRTSHAIKRADGSTIRFDKNAAVIINNQGEPRGTRVFGPVARELRDRRFMKIVSLAPEVL, translated from the coding sequence ATGATCATGCCTCAATCCCGCCTCGACGTGGCGGACAACAGCGGCGCCCGCGAGATCATGTGCATCCGCGTGCTGAACAGCGGCATCGGCGGCAAGGGCCTGACGACCGGCGGCGGCGGTAACAAACGCTACGCCCACGTCGGCGACATCATCGTCGCCTCCGTCAAGGACGCCGCCCCCCGCGGCACCGTCAAGGCCGGCGACGTCGTCAAGGCCGTGGTCGTGCGCACCAGCCACGCCATCAAGCGCGCCGACGGCAGCACCATCCGCTTCGACAAGAACGCGGCCGTCATCATCAACAACCAGGGCGAGCCCCGCGGCACGCGCGTCTTCGGGCCGGTCGCCCGTGAACTCCGCGACCGCCGCTTCATGAAGATCGTCTCCCTGGCCCCGGAGGTGCTGTAA
- the rplX gene encoding 50S ribosomal protein L24 translates to MPRPSAGSHHGDKLHFKKGDTVIVLSGKHKGQTGKVLLALPRDQKVVVEGVNLVTKNVKPSPANPQGGQERRELALHASKVAIVDPETGKATRIRKTIVDGKKVRVAVASGKNID, encoded by the coding sequence ATGCCCCGTCCCAGCGCTGGTAGCCACCACGGCGACAAGCTGCACTTCAAGAAGGGTGACACCGTCATCGTTCTGAGCGGCAAGCACAAAGGTCAGACCGGCAAGGTTCTCCTCGCCCTGCCCCGCGACCAGAAGGTCGTCGTGGAAGGCGTGAACCTCGTCACCAAGAACGTCAAGCCCAGCCCCGCCAACCCCCAGGGTGGGCAGGAGCGCCGCGAACTGGCCCTTCACGCCAGCAAGGTCGCCATCGTCGATCCCGAAACGGGCAAGGCGACCCGCATCCGCAAGACCATCGTGGACGGCAAGAAAGTCCGCGTGGCCGTCGCGAGCGGCAAGAACATCGACTGA
- the rplE gene encoding 50S ribosomal protein L5, with translation MQQMKVKYNEQVRPALMQQFGYSSVMAVPRIEKIVVNEGLGSAKEDSKAIDKASKELALITLQKPIVTKAKKSISNFKLRQGMPVGIKVTLRGERMYVFLEKLINIGLPRIRDFRGVNPNAFDGRGNYNLGIKEQLIFPEITYDMVDKVRGMDITIVTTAKTDEEARALLQAMGLPFRK, from the coding sequence ATGCAGCAGATGAAAGTCAAGTACAACGAGCAGGTCCGCCCCGCGCTGATGCAGCAGTTCGGCTACTCCAGCGTGATGGCCGTGCCCCGCATCGAGAAGATCGTCGTGAACGAAGGCCTGGGCTCCGCCAAGGAAGACAGCAAGGCGATCGACAAGGCCAGCAAGGAACTCGCGCTGATCACCCTGCAGAAGCCCATCGTCACCAAGGCGAAGAAGAGCATCAGCAACTTCAAGCTGCGCCAGGGCATGCCGGTCGGCATCAAGGTCACGCTGCGCGGCGAGCGCATGTACGTGTTCCTCGAGAAGCTGATCAACATCGGCCTGCCCCGCATCCGTGACTTCCGTGGAGTGAACCCCAACGCCTTCGACGGCCGCGGCAACTACAACCTCGGCATCAAGGAGCAGCTGATCTTCCCGGAAATCACCTACGACATGGTCGACAAGGTGCGCGGGATGGACATCACGATCGTGACCACCGCGAAAACCGACGAAGAAGCCCGCGCGCTCCTCCAGGCCATGGGTCTGCCCTTCCGGAAATAA
- a CDS encoding type Z 30S ribosomal protein S14 produces the protein MANTSKVVKAARGHKYAVQNYSRCSRCGRARGYYRFFGMCRICIREMAHKGELPGVKKSSW, from the coding sequence ATGGCGAACACCTCGAAAGTTGTCAAGGCCGCGCGCGGTCACAAGTACGCCGTGCAGAACTACAGCCGTTGCAGCCGCTGCGGCCGCGCCCGTGGGTACTACCGCTTCTTCGGCATGTGCCGCATCTGCATCCGCGAGATGGCGCACAAGGGCGAACTGCCCGGCGTGAAGAAAAGCAGCTGGTAA
- the rpsH gene encoding 30S ribosomal protein S8, whose protein sequence is MLSDPIADMLTRIRNATRTFKETVDIPASKFKEELAKLLVQEGYVASYERLLPEGQKFDVLRLTLKYGAKREQVIKHIERISRPGRRAYVSADNLPRIQRGLGVAVVSTSKGLLADRDARKQGVGGEVICVLW, encoded by the coding sequence ATGCTGAGTGATCCTATCGCCGACATGCTCACGCGCATCCGCAACGCGACGCGCACCTTTAAGGAGACCGTGGACATCCCGGCCTCCAAGTTCAAGGAAGAACTGGCCAAACTGCTCGTGCAGGAAGGCTACGTTGCGTCCTACGAGCGCCTGCTGCCCGAAGGGCAGAAATTCGACGTGCTGCGCCTGACCCTGAAGTACGGGGCCAAGCGTGAGCAGGTCATCAAGCACATCGAGCGCATCAGCCGTCCTGGCCGCCGCGCTTACGTCAGCGCCGACAACCTGCCCCGCATCCAGCGCGGCCTGGGCGTCGCCGTGGTCTCCACGAGCAAAGGCCTGCTGGCCGACCGCGACGCCCGCAAACAGGGTGTCGGCGGCGAAGTCATCTGCGTTCTCTGGTAA
- the rplF gene encoding 50S ribosomal protein L6 yields the protein MSRIGKQPIAVPSGVTTSATGGVFKVKGPKGELTVPYNQELTIKQDGDQLIVERPSDQQRHRALHGLTRTLVANAVKGVSDGYTINLELKGVGFRAKLAGKNLELTIGYSHPVIIEPPAGVTFTVPEPTKIDVSGIDKQLVGQVAANVRKVRKPDAYHGKGVRFAGEKIALKAGKAGATGGKGKK from the coding sequence ATGTCCCGAATTGGTAAACAGCCGATCGCCGTTCCCAGCGGCGTGACCACGAGCGCCACTGGCGGCGTCTTCAAGGTCAAAGGCCCGAAAGGCGAACTGACGGTTCCCTACAACCAGGAACTGACCATCAAGCAGGACGGCGACCAGCTCATCGTCGAGCGTCCCAGCGACCAGCAGCGCCACCGCGCGCTGCACGGCCTGACCCGCACCCTGGTGGCCAACGCCGTCAAGGGTGTCAGCGACGGCTACACCATCAACCTGGAACTGAAGGGCGTGGGTTTCCGCGCCAAGCTCGCCGGGAAGAACCTCGAACTGACCATCGGCTACAGCCACCCGGTCATCATCGAGCCCCCGGCCGGCGTGACCTTCACGGTTCCCGAGCCTACCAAGATCGACGTGAGCGGCATCGACAAGCAGCTCGTCGGTCAGGTGGCCGCCAACGTCCGCAAGGTGCGTAAGCCCGACGCCTACCACGGCAAGGGTGTTCGCTTCGCCGGCGAGAAAATCGCCCTCAAAGCTGGTAAAGCCGGTGCCACCGGCGGGAAAGGGAAGAAATAA
- the rplR gene encoding 50S ribosomal protein L18, whose protein sequence is MAAQTTVRRKLRARRKVRQAAGERLRLSVFRSSKHIYAQIIDDSKGTTVAAASSAAVKTGTKTDTAAAVGKALAEAAVAKGVSKVVFDRGQYRYHGRVKALADAAREGGLDF, encoded by the coding sequence ATGGCTGCCCAGACGACCGTGCGCCGCAAGCTCCGCGCCCGCCGCAAAGTGCGGCAGGCCGCCGGAGAGCGCCTGCGCCTCAGCGTGTTCCGCTCCAGCAAGCACATCTACGCCCAGATCATCGACGACAGCAAGGGCACGACCGTTGCTGCGGCCAGCAGCGCCGCCGTCAAGACCGGGACCAAGACCGACACCGCCGCCGCCGTGGGCAAGGCCCTGGCGGAAGCCGCTGTCGCCAAGGGCGTCAGCAAGGTGGTCTTTGACCGTGGCCAGTACCGCTACCACGGACGCGTGAAAGCGCTCGCAGACGCGGCGCGGGAGGGTGGCCTTGACTTTTAA
- the rpsE gene encoding 30S ribosomal protein S5 produces MTFNRRNDRMERESSEFEEKMLFVNRTSKTYQGGRRFRFAALVILGDRNGRVGMGIGKAKEVPVAIEKAKSIARKNMIMVPVENGTIPHDIVGVNSTSRVLLKPAGPGTGVIAGTVPRSIAELAGITNMLSKELGSRNKVNVAYAVFDGLKNLRTAKQVRALRGEAQPTGGAQ; encoded by the coding sequence TTGACTTTTAACCGACGCAACGACCGCATGGAGCGCGAAAGCAGCGAATTCGAAGAGAAGATGCTGTTCGTCAACCGCACCAGCAAAACCTACCAGGGTGGTCGCCGGTTCCGCTTCGCTGCACTCGTGATCCTGGGCGACCGCAACGGCCGCGTGGGCATGGGCATCGGCAAGGCGAAGGAAGTGCCCGTGGCCATCGAGAAGGCCAAGAGCATCGCCCGCAAGAACATGATCATGGTGCCCGTCGAGAACGGCACCATCCCCCACGACATCGTGGGCGTGAACAGCACCAGCCGCGTGCTGCTCAAGCCCGCAGGCCCCGGTACCGGTGTGATCGCCGGCACCGTGCCCCGCTCCATCGCCGAACTGGCGGGCATTACCAACATGCTCAGCAAGGAACTCGGCAGCCGGAACAAGGTGAACGTGGCGTACGCCGTGTTCGACGGCCTGAAGAACCTCCGCACCGCCAAGCAGGTCCGTGCCCTGCGCGGCGAGGCGCAGCCCACCGGAGGCGCGCAGTGA
- the rpmD gene encoding 50S ribosomal protein L30 — MKITLKRSVIGRPGYQVKTVHALGLKKIGDSREINDSPAIRGMVNTVKHLLEVEA, encoded by the coding sequence GTGAAAATTACCCTCAAGCGCAGCGTCATCGGCCGCCCTGGTTACCAGGTGAAGACCGTTCACGCGCTGGGCCTCAAGAAGATCGGCGACAGCCGTGAAATCAACGACAGCCCTGCCATTCGCGGCATGGTGAACACCGTCAAGCACCTCCTGGAGGTGGAAGCGTGA
- the rplO gene encoding 50S ribosomal protein L15: MKLHELKPHAGSRKDRKRVGRGPGGTDKTAGRGHKGQKSRSGAGKGSYFEGGRSTLISRLPKRGFNNVGVTFEVVNLASLDMIEDAVTTIDRNTLEIVGLVRRKNRPVKLLGNGEISRALTIHVDAASEGAVKAVEAAGGKVILPAAKTESAEKAE, translated from the coding sequence GTGAAGCTCCACGAACTCAAACCCCACGCTGGCAGCCGCAAGGACCGCAAGCGCGTCGGTCGCGGCCCCGGCGGCACCGACAAGACCGCCGGTCGCGGTCACAAGGGCCAGAAGAGCCGTAGCGGCGCCGGTAAGGGCAGCTACTTCGAAGGTGGCCGCAGCACGCTGATCAGCCGCCTGCCCAAGCGCGGTTTCAACAACGTGGGCGTGACCTTCGAAGTGGTGAACCTGGCCAGCCTCGACATGATCGAGGACGCCGTCACCACCATCGACCGCAACACGCTGGAAATTGTGGGCCTCGTGCGCCGCAAGAACCGCCCCGTGAAACTGCTCGGCAACGGTGAAATCAGCCGCGCCCTGACCATCCACGTCGACGCGGCCAGCGAAGGCGCGGTCAAGGCCGTGGAAGCTGCCGGCGGCAAGGTCATCCTGCCCGCCGCGAAGACGGAAAGCGCCGAGAAGGCGGAGTAA
- the secY gene encoding preprotein translocase subunit SecY — MLRAFRDAFRIPDLQRKIVFTLLLLAVYRLGSAIPTPGVNTAALEQATSGGLFGLISLISGGNLSQFSIFALGVLPYITASIVIQLMTTTIPALEKLSKEGEEGRKKINQFTRYAAVGLGTVQAVFFSLYITSQPQFLAPGWDGGFFTLFVMVLTQVAGIAFTMWIGERITDVGVGNGISLIITAGIIAVYPREIAATAQLLRTDQVQILSLVAFAAVILLTIAGIVYVYQAERRVPVTYARARAGAAGQARGAGQATWLPIKVNQAGVIPVIFASAVLILPNLIATATVERAPNVNAFIQTNLTFGQPLYMAVEALLIFGFTYLYNSVQFDPKRIAEQLREAGGFIPGVRPGTPTAEFLGTISGRLSLWGATFLVVLTIMPQLVQSATGITTFQFSGTGLLIIVGVALETLKQLEAQLTVRRYDGFISKGRIRGRLNN; from the coding sequence ATGCTGCGCGCCTTCCGCGACGCTTTCCGGATTCCGGATCTCCAGCGGAAGATTGTCTTCACCCTGCTGCTCCTGGCGGTGTACCGACTCGGGAGTGCAATACCCACTCCCGGCGTCAACACCGCCGCACTTGAACAGGCCACCTCGGGTGGCCTTTTCGGGTTGATCAGCCTGATCTCGGGTGGCAATCTTTCGCAGTTCTCGATCTTCGCGCTGGGCGTGCTGCCGTACATCACGGCCAGCATCGTCATTCAGCTGATGACCACCACCATTCCCGCCCTGGAGAAGCTCTCCAAGGAGGGCGAGGAAGGCCGCAAGAAGATCAACCAGTTCACGCGCTACGCCGCCGTGGGCCTGGGCACCGTGCAGGCAGTGTTCTTCTCGCTGTACATCACCTCGCAGCCGCAGTTCCTGGCGCCCGGCTGGGACGGCGGATTCTTCACGCTGTTCGTGATGGTCCTGACCCAGGTGGCCGGGATCGCCTTCACGATGTGGATCGGGGAGCGCATCACGGACGTCGGGGTCGGGAACGGCATCAGCCTGATCATCACGGCCGGGATCATCGCGGTGTACCCGCGTGAGATCGCGGCGACCGCGCAGCTGCTCCGCACCGATCAGGTGCAGATCCTGTCGCTGGTGGCCTTCGCCGCCGTGATCCTGCTGACCATCGCCGGGATCGTGTACGTGTACCAGGCCGAGCGCCGCGTGCCCGTCACGTACGCCCGCGCGCGGGCTGGCGCGGCCGGTCAGGCGCGCGGCGCGGGACAGGCCACCTGGCTGCCGATCAAGGTGAACCAGGCGGGCGTGATTCCCGTGATCTTCGCGTCGGCGGTGCTGATCCTCCCGAACCTGATCGCCACGGCCACCGTGGAACGCGCGCCGAACGTGAACGCGTTCATCCAGACGAACCTGACCTTCGGTCAGCCGCTGTACATGGCGGTCGAAGCGCTGCTGATCTTCGGGTTCACGTACCTGTACAACAGCGTGCAGTTCGATCCGAAGCGCATTGCCGAGCAGCTGCGTGAAGCGGGCGGCTTCATTCCGGGCGTCCGTCCGGGCACGCCGACCGCCGAGTTCCTGGGCACCATCAGTGGCCGCCTGAGCCTGTGGGGCGCGACCTTCCTGGTGGTCCTGACGATCATGCCGCAGCTCGTGCAGAGCGCCACCGGCATCACCACCTTCCAGTTCTCCGGAACGGGGCTGCTGATCATCGTGGGCGTGGCCCTCGAGACGCTCAAGCAGCTCGAAGCGCAGCTCACGGTGCGCCGCTACGACGGGTTCATCAGCAAGGGCCGCATCCGTGGCCGACTGAACAACTGA